From the Clupea harengus chromosome 15, Ch_v2.0.2, whole genome shotgun sequence genome, one window contains:
- the reps1 gene encoding LOW QUALITY PROTEIN: ralBP1-associated Eps domain-containing protein 1 (The sequence of the model RefSeq protein was modified relative to this genomic sequence to represent the inferred CDS: deleted 2 bases in 2 codons), translating to MESLTLSDVEQKYYSDLFIYCDTDNTKKVASNGKVLDLFRAAQLPSDVVLQITELCGATRLGHFGRSQFYIALKLIAIAQSGLPLRVESLNTVKDLPLPRFVMGKNEQETRHMAMYPDSENQGPYSGVFPRPPGRGQAKKLPLAHEVIQPGVPAADPQPDSTSPVVSPHQSPPTSPQAWRKHKRQASGGNVERQPVVGNVWPHFREAQSGPVAGDGMWSGHSPPPVQESWESTTIRTVASSAATNEIQRQTSGYDDPWKITDEQRQYYINQFKTIQPDLTGFIPGSAAKEFFTKSKLPILELSHIWELSDFDKDGALTLDEFCAAFHLVVARKNGYDLPEKLPESLMPKLIDLDDSAEVTEAAHDVVYSGSPVEVTPNKSPSMPSLNQNWPDINQSNEQWETFSERSSSSQTLTQFDSNIAPADPDTAIVHPVPIRMTPSKIHMQEMELKRAGSDTNPTSPLLAQPPELSEENKLPASIKFPGNAVGDGYSSSDSYTSDQEPMASVVTRQRSHSGTSPEGLKVVAPPPPPPRPHASHSRSSSLDMNRNFAAVTSGQQQPGVVAFPPAVPPRPQPTQAAGPHSHRPVEGDSLPALCSTSPQQIPEQPNFADFSQFQAFADQPTEDAENHAENAQVEKAGEAAGPLRTVKSDGQSEERAAATVNSAKGASGPLAPPPKPVRRRLKSEDELRPEVEEQPPPKSSVIAAVLATQPSIPRSVGKDKKAIQASIRRNKETNTVLARLNSELQQQLKDLLEERISLEVQLEQLRPFSHL from the exons ATGGAAAGTTTAACCCTGAGTGATGTGGAG CAGAAGTATTACTCAGATTTGTTCATCTACTGTGACACGGACAACACCAAAAAAGTGGCTTCCAATGGCAAAGTTCTTGACCTTTTTCGGGCGGCCCAGTTACCCAGTGATGTGGTTTTACAG ATCACAGAGCTGTGTGGCGCGACACGTCTAGGGCACTTT GGAAGGAGTCAGTTCTACATTGCACTAAAGCTCATCGCTATAGCCCAGTCTGGACTGCCTTTGCGAGTGGAAAGCTTAAACACAG TCAAGGACTTGCCCTTGCCACGCTTTGTGATGGGCAAGAACGAGCAGGAGACCAGGCACATGGCCATGTACCCAGACTCAGAGAACCAGGGGCCTTACTCCGGAGTCTTCCCCAGACCCCCAGGTCGAGGCCAGGCCAAGAAACTCCCCCTGGCCCACGAGGTGATCCAGCCTGGCGTGCCTGCAGCAGATCCACAG cCCGACAGCACATCTCCCGTGGTGTCCCCCCACCAGTCCCCACCGACGTCGCCCCAAGCCTGGAGGAAGCACAAGCGGCAGGCCAGCGGCGGAAACGTGGAGAGGCAGCCAGTGGTGGGCAACGTGTGGCCGCACTTCAGAGAAGCACAATCAG GTCCCGTGGCTGGTGATGGTATGTGGTCCGGCCACTCCCCTCCTCCGGTTCAGGAATCCTGG GAGAGCACAACAATTCGGACAGTGGCGTCCTCGGCTGCAACCAACGAGATCCAAAGACAAACCAGCGGCTATGACGACCCCTGGAAGATTACGGACGAACAGAGACAGTATTACATCAATCAGTTCAAGACCATCCAGCCAGACCTCACAGGATTCATTCCCG GTTCTGCAGCTAAAGAGTTTTTCACAAAATCAAAGCTGCCTATTCTAGAATTGTCTCATATTTG GGAGTTGTCGGATTTCGATAAAGATGGCGCGCTGACACTGGACGAATTCTGTGCTGCCTTCCATCTGGTGGTTGCTCGGAAAAACGGTTACGACCTCCCCGAGAAGCTTCCAGAAAGTCTCATGCCAAAGCTCATCGACCTGGATGACTCAGCCG AAGTCACGGAAGCTGCTCATGATGTGGTATACTCGGGCTCACCTGTGGAGGTCACCCCCAACAAGTCCCCCTCCATGCCTTCCCTCAACCAGAACTGGCCAGACATCAACCAGAGCAACGAG CAGTGGGAGACTTTTAGCGAGCGCTCGTCCAGCTCACAAACTCTGACCCAATTTGATTCTAACATTGCACCAGCTGACCCT GATACAGCCATAGTCCACCCCGTCCCCATCCGCATGACCCCCAGCAAGATCCACATGCAGGAGATGGAGCTCAAGAGAGCAGGAAGTG ACACGAATCCGACCAGCCCTCTCCTGGCCCAACCCCCTGAGCTCTCTGAGGAGAATAAACTACCAGCTTCAATTAAATTTCCTGGTAACGCTGTAG GTGACGGCTATAGTAGTTCAGATTCATATACATCAGACCAAGAACCAATGGCCAGTGTTGTAACGCGTCAGAG GTCTCATTCAGGGACATCTCCTGAGGGGCTGAAGGTCGTGGCCCCCCCTCCGCCTCCCCCCAGACCCCACGCCTCTCACTCCCGCTCCTCCTCACTAGACATGAACCGAAACTTCGCCGCCGTGACCTCAG GCCAGCAGCAGCCGGGTGTGGTGGCGTTCCCTCCAGCAGTGCCTCCCAGGCCACAGCCCACGCAG GCTGCTGGTCCTCACAGCCATCGTCCAGTAGAGGGCGACAGTCTGCCGGCCCTGTGTAGCACGTCCCCCCAACAGATCCCCGAGCAGCCAAACTTCGCCGACTTCAGCCAGTTCCAGGCCTTCGCTGACCAGCCCACCGAGGACGCAGAGAATCACGCCGAAAACGCACAG GTGGAGAAAGCTGGAGAGGCAGCAGGTCCCTTGAGGACGGTGAAATCCGACGGCCAAAGTGAAGAAAGAGCCGCCGCTACTGTGAACTCT GCCAAAGGAGCCAGCGGGCCCCTGGCCCCTCCGCCCAAGCCTGTGCGCCGGAGATTGAAGTCAGAGGACGAGCTGAGGCCTGAGGTGGAGGAGCAGCCCCCCCCGAAGTCCAGTGTCATCGCCGCTGTCCTCGCCACGCAGCCTTCCATTCCACG gTCTGTCGGTAAAGATAAAAAGGCCATTCAAGCTTCCATTAGAAGAAATAAGGAGACGAATACAGTCCTGGCCAGACTCAACAGTGAGCTCCAACAGCAGCTAAAG GACTTGCTGGAAGAGAGAATATCTTTGGAAGTTCAGCTGGAGCAGCTGAGACCATTTTCCCATTTGTAA